ATTGACGCGTTTTCCGGACATGCCGATAAAAACGAGTTGAAGCGTTACGTCGAAAATCTTACCGGCGACATCAAGAAGATATTCGTCGTCCATGGCGAGGAATCGCAGGCGATGGGATTCGGCGAAACACTGCGAGCGATGAAACCGAAAGCACAAGTCCTGGTTCCGGAATACAAGCAGTCGGCGACGATTTGATCCGACAATCAGTCCTTCGCGGACATGGGCAAACGGAATTCGTCCGCGTGATACGAGCTGCGCACCATAGGCCCGCTCGCCACGTGCATGAAGCCGGCCCGCTCCGCGGCCTGTTTATGTTCAGCGAACTTCGCGGGCGGGACGAACTCGGCCACCGGCAAATGCTTCAATGTCGGTTGAAGGTATTGCCCCAGCGTGAGAATGTCGCATCCGGCGCCACGCAAATCTCTCATCGCCTCGAATACTTCTCCGTCGGATTCACCAAGCCCGAGCATCAGGCCAGACTTGGTGTAAATCGTCCGGCCGCGGCGATCTTTCACCTTGCGAAGCACGCTCAGCGAACGGTCGTAAGTCGCGCGATGCCGCACCGCTGGCGTCAACCGGCGGACAGTTTCGAGGTTGTGATTGAAAATGTCTGGTTTCGCGGCGAGCACGGCGTCTATGGACGCGTCACGGTCGTTGAAATCTGGAACGAGCACTTCGATGACGATTCCGGGATTTAACGCGCGCACCGCTTCGATTGTCCGGCAGAAGTGTTCCGCGCCACCGTCCGCCAGATCATCGCGTGCCACGGCGGTGATGACGACATGCTTGAGCCGCATGCGGCGCGTGGCTTCGGCGACGCGCCCGGGTTCGTCGGCTTCAAGCGCGAACGGTTTGGCGGTGGTGACTGCGCAGAAGCTGCAAGCGCGGGTGCAACGGTCACCGGCGATCATGAACGTCGCCGTGCCTTTGCTCCAGCATTCCCAATGATTCGGACATTTGGCGCTTTCGCAGACGGTGTGCAATTTCAACTCGTCGAGCAGACTGCGCGTGTGCGCAAAGGTGTCTGAAGTCGGCAGCTTGATGCGCAGCCATTCCGGCAGACGCGGGCGAGGCTTTGAAGTAGTTTCCATTTCTACGGTAGGGACACGTTGCGTCGCGTCCCGGTCTTCAACTCTTTTCCAGCTTTTTCCAAAACCCCGCCAGCTCTTTCGCTCCGAAGTCGGCGAGGACCCGGCCGTCCACATCAATCACCGGCGCGAGCGTCTGGCCGGAGAGCCGGTACATTTCCTCGTAAGCCTTCTCATCGGCGATCACGTCCAGCGTCTCGTATTGAATGTCGTTGTCATCGAGCCAGTCCATCGCCTGCCGGCACCAGCCGCAATACGGCTTGATAAAGAGGCGGACTTTGCTGGATTGATACATTGGAGTGTCAGTTCGTGGTTCGTGGTCGGCTACCTGTCGTCGCTTGTTCCCCAGAAACCTTCCTAAAACCGACGACA
This window of the Candidatus Angelobacter sp. genome carries:
- the lipA gene encoding lipoyl synthase, which gives rise to METTSKPRPRLPEWLRIKLPTSDTFAHTRSLLDELKLHTVCESAKCPNHWECWSKGTATFMIAGDRCTRACSFCAVTTAKPFALEADEPGRVAEATRRMRLKHVVITAVARDDLADGGAEHFCRTIEAVRALNPGIVIEVLVPDFNDRDASIDAVLAAKPDIFNHNLETVRRLTPAVRHRATYDRSLSVLRKVKDRRGRTIYTKSGLMLGLGESDGEVFEAMRDLRGAGCDILTLGQYLQPTLKHLPVAEFVPPAKFAEHKQAAERAGFMHVASGPMVRSSYHADEFRLPMSAKD
- a CDS encoding glutaredoxin family protein, with amino-acid sequence MYQSSKVRLFIKPYCGWCRQAMDWLDDNDIQYETLDVIADEKAYEEMYRLSGQTLAPVIDVDGRVLADFGAKELAGFWKKLEKS